TGCAGGATGAGATCGACCAGCTAAATCGAATCTGCCAAACCGCGGTAGAGATGCAACCGACCTTGGCACAGCTACAGCAGCAGATGTTAGCCGCGGTCGAGTTGTGGTTTCAGCGCCAACATCTGGATCAACAGCGCCGCACCAAAAACAGCGAAATCGCCCTGTGCAGCCATGAGATTAGCTACTACCAAGAGTGCTTAGATGGCTTTAACGTGGCCAGTGAATCCCAGCAATATGGCCAATGGCGCCAGCTGCGAGAACAGTTGGCACTCACCATCGACAGCCCCCATTTGGATAAGGCCAGTAAGCAGGTTGAACAGTGGCGCAAAGAGCAGTCGGAGGAAGTGGTACGACAGCGAGCCCGAATCACCTCTGCCAAGCATCAAGCGATTACTCTGAAGCAGCAACTGCTGACCGAGTTACAGCCGATTAAAGCGGAATTGAATCAAGTGGGCGAACTGATGCGTGAGCAGCGTCAGTTGCTGCGTCAGGCGTACTTTGATGCCAGCCAGCTGTGGCGTCGCATCGAGCAAGAGGTGATGAATCGCCCACCATCCTTTACCGATCTTAAAGCCGAAGGGCGAGCATTGGTACAGTTGAAACAAGAGCTGTATGACGACAAGTCTGAGTACTCAGAGCAGCTTCAGCTTTACAAAACTCGGATCAATCAAGCCCATAACTTGGAAGAGTACGACAACCTCGATCATTACAAATCTCAGCGAGGCTACTACTTCAACCGAATTAAGGAGACTGGGGAAAGGATCGACGAGGTTAAAGAGCAGCATCAACAAGTTCGCAAGCTGACTCAGCAGAAAGTGGCACTAAAAGAGCTGATTGGTCAGTTTCACCCCAACAACCCGGCCGATCGGCTGTTCGATCTGTTGCATGAATTGATGCCCGATGACGATGACAAACTGTATCGCCAAGCCATTGGCATCAGCACCCGTTACAACAAGCCGTTGTTGCCAGCGCGAGGAGGTCAACATGACTGAGCAGTCGGTTACCGAAGTTCGCTTTCACTGGAAGCGGTTTGTGGCCACGCCAGAGGCGCAAGCGATCCTGTTGGCGGTTGGCTTCGGCTACCAAACGCGATTGCAGTTGCTGCAGGCCTTGCCGATGTTTCAGCAAAGCCGGTTACAGCATGGCTTACAGGCGCTGTTAGGCGCCGACATGGTGACGATAAGCGGGCAACAGTTGCTGCTGTGCGACGACATTGAGGTACTGCAAAAGCTCACTTCAAGCCCGCAGCCATTGACTTTGCCAATGGCGCAAGTGTCGCTGACCTGGGAAGACAAAGTGGCGCTGTTACAGCGTTTAGGGGTGCAAAACCCCGGCCGAGCATTGAGTGCCATTAGCATCGCTGCTAAAACCGTGGAAGTTGAGTAATGACCAGTACCACTCTAAGCCATCAAGACTCACTGGCGTTTCTGCGTCATTTGCAAGATTGGATGGATTACCTCTGTCGCTTGTTGGATCGCTGCGACGACAGCCAAGAGCGAATCAAATATCAGCGCCAGTTGCGTTGGTTGTTGGGCTTCTTTGAGGGCACTAACCTATCGATAAAGCACAACTTGTTGATTAATAAGTTGTACTTAGGTGAAACGGCGATTGACGACAGTGCGAAAATTACGCCGCTGGAGCCGATCCAAGCTTGCTACCAGCAACGCGGTCATGCGTTTGAGTTGATTGAAAAAGCCCGCAGCGCCGAAACCCTGTTTTTGATTCAAGGGCCACCGGGAACCGGTAAGACCACCGCCATTTGCGAGTTGGTACTGCAAACCTTAAAGGCCAATCCTCAGGCGCGTATTTTGATCGCCTCGGAAACCCACGTCGCGGTGGATAACGCATTGGATCGGATCTGCGCCGAAGTCGACCCAGAGCTGGTTCAGCGGATCTATCGCCATTCGGCCTATGCCGAAGGCAGCCAACTGCAAAGCCCGCAAGCGGCCAGTACCGAGCTGCTGGAGAAGGCCAACGACGTTTGGACCAAAGCCTATTTGGCGGCACCGGAGTTGACCGAAGCGCTGTGGCAGCGATTTGCCAATGACAACGGTCGACCACCCAACTGGCTGGCGAAGAATCTGGCCGATGATCAGCAGCTTGTTGGGGTTACCTGCAATCAGATTGAGCACTTGATTGATGGCCTTTCGAAACCCTATGACTTGGCGATTGTGGATGAGTGTTCCAAGGCGACGTTGCCGGAATGGCTGATGGCGGTCTCGGTTGCCGCAAAGGCGGTGTTAGTAGGCGATCACAAGCAGCTACCGCCCACCTTTTGCCAAGCAGAGAGTGATGCGCTGGCAGAGCTGACCAAGCAGCAAGAAACCTTGATTCGTGATGGGGTGATTGACCGCCTGTTTGAGCATGCCCCGCAGTCAATGAAAGGCACCTTAACGACCCAGTATCGGATGCAGCCTAACATTGGCCAGTTTATCTCTGAGGCGTTCTACCAAGGGCAGCTGCACCACGGGCGTTCACAATCAGTTCGGCCAGAGCACAATTTTGGTTGGTTAGGCTATCCGCGTCAGGCGCTGTGCCCAGAGCCGCAGCTACCGCAGGAACAACGTGTGCTGCACAACCCGCAAGAAGTGGCGGTGATTGAACAGGCGCTTGCGCAGTTAGCCAAGGTAAGCCAACAGCCGCGTTCAGTGGCGGTGATCACCCCCTATCGGGCGCAAGCGCGAGCGCTGCGTAAGATGGTCAGTCAGTTGGATTGCGGCGCGCTGGCGATTGAAGTCGATACGGTTGATGCCTTCCAAGGGCGTCAGGCGGATGTGGTGTTCTTCAGTTTTGTGCGCAATAACGGCTCAGCGCAGTTTTATGGTGACAGTCGCCGCATCAATGTGGCGTTGTCACGGGCCAAAGATCATGTCTATTTAGTTGGTGATCAAAACTATCTACGGCAACAGCGTCGCTATCCGGTGTTACAACAATTGTTGAAACTCCCTGTGTGGAGTTGAAGTAATTGGCAAAAGCTGGCTGTAGTGGATGACTGATTTTGGTCAATCAGAGGATTTGTAATACTTCAGATAATCCGTTAAATGCTAATTTAGTTAAGGCTGTAGCTCACATTTGTCCAGCGACGTGTTACAGCTAAAGGGCGTAACAGCGATTTCAGCCAACACTGATTATTTTAGAGTCGATAACACATAAATCTATTCGCCTGAATAGAGATACATATAAATCTTCTATCAGCATAAATCTGACAGACTCCGCGTCGAAAAGTGGGTAACTGCCAGATCAGGTCTGAATTAGTACAGATTAGTGCACATTACAACTGTAGAGTGATTTCTCTACTTGAGGCTTTGTTCATATCGATAATATGCTCAACACCATCAACAGTCACTTTATACTTACCATAATAGGCGTTGATTACTACATTGCCTTGATTGCTGGTTTTAAGCGTTGTTGGGTGAATCCAGTGTTTATGATAGAAGAAATTGACAAAAGCTGCGCCAGATTTGTAATGAGTGTTGCTATTTTTAAAGTGAGTAGTTCTCTCTTTAAAGCCAACGATAGGCTTTCCGCCTTCAACAGCATACCAATTCCATAGCATGAAACCAGTGTAGTGTTCATTTGCGAATATAACACTTAGCAAATCAGCCATGAACTGAGCGTGCACCTCATCATTGTATACTGGTAAATCGAACTCTGTAATTTCAAACTCTTTGTATTTTGGTAATAAATTTGTAACATCTTCTAGTCTTTGGATTACAGATGGAATACTGTGGAAACCTTGGTAATGCCCTTGTAAGCCGAAAGTTAGCAGGTCTATACCATGAGCTTCTGCTCGGTTAGCTAAATCATTCCAAATAACCGCACGTTTACCAATTTCTTCAGTGTCGCCAAAGTCTTGGTAAAGGTGTCGGAGGAATACGTAATCATTGACTGCCATTTCTGCATTAGGGTTAAGAGTTTTGATGTCATTTAACCAATCGAGTTGAATAGACTTATCAAGTAATCCATCATCTGAGTCATCATTAACGTTCTCACCAAAATAGTCTCTACCATCGGGTAACTCATTAATAACGTCCCATTCATTTACAAAATGAGCTGTCTCATTAATAGCGCCATGAGTTTAATATGAGTTTGTTCACTTAAGTATGCAGAAGCAGCACTGTCACCAGCTTCTGCTTTTAGACGCTCTACCTCATCCCATATTGCACTTGGGGTTGTACTACCTTTTGGCCAATGTACGGCGTGACCTCGTACATGCATACCTGTGTCTATCCAATATTGCCATGTATAATTTAGGTACTCATTCCAGTAGTCATTTGTCATCATTTTCCATTTAAATCCATTAGCCATACCAGCATTGTTAAAAATGCGAGAGTGTATAGCTAACATTTCATCAAACTTAACTAGGTTTCTTTCTGGGACTTGAGATTGCCATAGACTATTATTGATCGCACCTCCGATTTTGAACTCATGTTCAATTTGTTCGACTTTCATTTCTTTGTTCTTTAACACTCTTCCTGAACTGTTCAGTACAGAAATAGTGAAGTCATCCTTACGATTTAACGCAATTTGTTGTTCGGCTGTGTCGCGCCAAGGCGCATCGTGTTCCATTCCTTCATAATATGCATATGTATGAGGAAACTCTTCATAACTGACTGATGAAGTGTAGTTTTTAACTTCTACTCCACCAATAACAAAGCTATTTGCAAAATCCTCCCTAGTTCCCCACTTTATTGAAACTTTACTGTAGTCATTCGAAGTTGGTTTTAGAGGTAGTTGAATTTTATGCCATTTGTTTAAATTAGGTAAAGTCACATGATATTTCATCTTGTAAGAACTAGAACTATCTGGATCTTGAATAGTAACTGGCACGCCATTTTGTGCATTATTAAATGATGTTGGCTTAATATAGAAAGTAATGGCCAATGTATCTCCAGTATCATCAGGGATACTGCCATCAATAGGGTCTGCACTATTACCAAAATGAATATCTAGGGTACAGTTTTTCACAGTACCATCCCATATACGGGCTTGTGTAAACCCAATAGGGTTACCTTCAATATCTAACTCTGATGGATTGATGTCGTCGGTAACTGTACCAAGACAATTACTATTTTTGGAATAAACTCCTACGCTTGATAGCGTGGGTTCACTCAATACATTGAGAATACTCTCATTTGTGAACATCAATGTTGAAGGAAGAGCGTCTAATTGTTCGGGAGTTAGGCGCGCTCGAGATATGCCTACTGCGGGCTCTGGTATTTCGACAGTAGGGCTTTCTGATGGTGGAGTGTTAGTTTTTACGTTTTCCTGTGTATCACAACCAGTTAAAAAAATAGTAGGCAGCAAAAAAGCCACTTTGGAAAGATTGTTGTGCATTATTGTAGTGGCATAGTTAATTTGGCCACCTGATAAGAGGTGATATCATCGCCTCAGAAGTTAACAGGTGACGCAATGACAAAAACGCAGTAGAAGAACATTTAGCCCCGAGTTTAAACTTGAAGCCGCGCAGTTGGTTCTTGACCAGGGCTACTCGGTAGCTGAAGCAGCCAAGGCAATGAATGTCGGTAAATCCACCATGGATAAGTGGGTTCGCCAACTCAAAGAAGAGCGGCAAGGAGTTTCACCTAAAGCTTCCCCGATGACGCAAGAACAAATCGAGATCCGTGAGTTAAAGAAGAAACTGGCTCGCCTCGAAGAACATAATGAAATATTAAAAAAGGCTACAGCTCTCTTGATGTCCGACTCGCTGAACAATTCTCGCTAGTCGAGAAGCTCAAGCAGAGCCACAGTGTATCTACACTTTGTGATGTGTTCAGCATCCATCGAAGCAGTTACAAATATTGGTCTGGCCGCCCCAAGGCGATTAATTCTGATTTCGTCGAGTTATGTAGCGAAGTTAAAGCCGCGTACCGCATCAGTAATGGCTCTGCGGGGGCTCGAACTATCGCAGAGATCGTTACGGCAAAAGGAATACCACTGAGCCGTTATCGTGCTAGTAAGTTAATGAAAAATCTTGGCTTAGTGAGTTGTCAGTTGCCTAAGCATGCTTACAAGAAAGCTACTCAAGAACACGTTGAAGTAGCTAATAAATTAGACCGCCAGTTCGCCGTGACGGAGCCGAACCAAGTCTGGTGCGGTGATGTCACGTATGTTTGGGTTGGAACGCGCTGGGCTTATTTAGCCGTGGTTATTGATCTCTTTGCAAGAAAACCCGTCGGTTGGGCAATGTCTCTATCGCCGGATACCAACTTAACGGGTAAAGCGCTATCAATGGCTTTTGAGGCAAGAGGGAAGCCGAAAAATGTTATGTTCCATAGTGATCAAGGCTCGCATTACACCAGTCTGAAATTTCGGCAACTACTCTGGCGATATCAGATTGAGCAAAGCATGAGCCGTCGAGGAAATTGTTGGGATAACAGCCCGATGGAGCGATTCTTCCGAAGCTTAAAAACAGAATGGGTACCATCAATAGGATATGAGAGTTTTGGTCAGGCACAGCGTTCAATCACACAGTACATCACAGGATATTACAGCGAGATCAGGCCACATCAATATAACGGTGGTCTGACGCCAAATGAGTCAGAACGGTTATTCTGGAATGACTCTAAAACCGTGGCCAATTTTACTTGACCACTACATATCTCATCGATGCGCGATTTATACCGACGAGCAGACAGGCTTTGCGTTCCGAAATCGTGGTGACTTCCTGCATTGCATGCACAGCCTTGCGCTTGTCTCCGACGGTCAATACTTTTGGTTAAGAGCCGCTTTCAAAGCATCAACATCAAGCATGGATTCCGCCAAGAGCTTCTTCAGTTTGGCATTCTCATCTTCCAATGCTTTCAAGCGACGGGCATCGGAAACATCCATGCCCGCGTACTTTTTACGCCAGAGGTAGAATGTGGCATCGGAAATGTTGTGCTTGCGGCATAATTCTTTGACGGGCAACCCCGCTTCCGCTTCCTTGAGAATAGCAATGATTTGCTGTTCGTTGAATCGCTTCTTCATATTCACCTTCCTTCTTATAAGATGAACATTACTAAGTATTGGTTGGATTAGAAAGCGGGGAGCAGGTCATTAGAGCAAGCTCAGGTGATGTGCAAAAGACCTGCTACAGGTATCGCTGTTCCTTTGAATATTCTTCAACAAAGCTCAGGCCATAAAGGAGTATGGGTATTAGAAGAAATTCGAGCATTAAGTCCAGATGAGTTTTTAAAGGCGTTCAAAGCTGCGATTAGACCATATATAGCCTCGGGCTCAGGAATCCCCACAAAAATTCCTTATTGCTCAATAAGTAGACACGCACCTTGCCTTCTGATCTAATGAATTCACCACAAAAACAAAAAGAAGAAAACAAGATGCGTGATATTCAGATACTACACGATTCCCTTAGAGAACAATGCCCTAGCATTCACAAAAAGCGACTCAATTCACTGATGGATTCGGTGAAAGCACTGCTAAATAACGATGCGCTGACCCTAACATTACTTGGCAGATCACTACCTTCTAAAGCAAAAACCAAGCACTGTATAAAACGGGTTGACCGTTTATTGGGAAACGGTCATTTACACCGCGACAGACTTGATATTTATCGCTGGCACTGTCACCAAATATGCTCAGTTAACCCACAGCCGATTGTCCTCGTCGACTGGGCCGATATCCGGGAGTACAAACGCCTCATGGTACTCAGGGCATCCGTTGCCGTAGAGGGACGTTCCGTTACCCTTTTCGAGCAATCCTTTACCTTTAAACAATACAACTCGCCCCGTAGTCACCAAATATTTCTTGATAACTTCAAAGCTGTTTTACCCTCGCATGTCATACCCATTATTGTCACAGATGCCGGTTTCAGGAACACCTGGTTTCGGCAAGTAGAGGCTATGGGTTGGTGCTACCTAGGACGCGTTCGCGGTGATGTAAATACCTTTTATAACAAACAATGGCATCACATTAAGCAACTGTTTAAAAAGGCAAATAATAAACCCAAGTACATTGGATTGACCCAACTGGCAAAACGAAAACCATTACTCTGCCACCTGCATCTCTTCAAAAAAGAAACGCCAAGAAAACGCAAAGACAGACCCAGAGGTCGAGAGCACTTTACAGCACAAGCCGTTCATAGAAAATCAGCAAAAGAACCTTGGCTGCTCGCCACCAACATCCCAACCGACATCTTCTCTTCCCGCTGTATCGTCCGCATCTATGAAAAGCGTATGCAGATTGAAGAGACTTTCCGTGACCTGAAAAGCCCTCAATATGGCTTTGGCCTGCGACAAAGCCGAACCAATGACCCAAAGCGGCTCGATGTCCTGTTGCTAATCGGCCTTCTCACCTTCATGATCTATTGGTGGTTCGGCATTGCTGCCGAACATGCCGGTTGGCACCGCCACTTCCAGGCTAATACGATAAAAAAGAGACGAGTTTTATCCTTCGTCAGACTAGGAAAAGAAGTCTTTCGACGGCTGGAATATCACATTACAAATTCAACATTACGCTGGGCACAACAAGAGTTAATTATGATGGCAAGGAGCAATTATCATGCGTGAATTTTGTGGGGATCCTCCAGAGCCTCGGGTAAGTTGTCGATTGATGCAGCTGATTTGACTGGACTAAAAGTAAGAACCTTACAACGTCATCTAAAACTATGCGGAACAACTTTTCGACAAGTTAACGATGGTATTCTCATTGAGTATGCATGTGAGGTATTGCTAGATACGAATTGGACAGTTCACCAA
This Photobacterium gaetbulicola Gung47 DNA region includes the following protein-coding sequences:
- a CDS encoding transposase IS3/IS911 family protein (COG2801); translated protein: MFSIHRSSYKYWSGRPKAINSDFVELCSEVKAAYRISNGSAGARTIAEIVTAKGIPLSRYRASKLMKNLGLVSCQLPKHAYKKATQEHVEVANKLDRQFAVTEPNQVWCGDVTYVWVGTRWAYLAVVIDLFARKPVGWAMSLSPDTNLTGKALSMAFEARGKPKNVMFHSDQGSHYTSLKFRQLLWRYQIEQSMSRRGNCWDNSPMERFFRSLKTEWVPSIGYESFGQAQRSITQYITGYYSEIRPHQYNGGLTPNESERLFWNDSKTVANFT
- a CDS encoding transposase IS3/IS911 family protein (COG2801); this translates as MKKRFNEQQIIAILKEAEAGLPVKELCRKHNISDATFYLWRKKYAGMDVSDARRLKALEDENAKLKKLLAESMLDVDALKAALNQKY
- a CDS encoding transposase (COG3385), whose amino-acid sequence is MNSPQKQKEENKMRDIQILHDSLREQCPSIHKKRLNSLMDSVKALLNNDALTLTLLGRSLPSKAKTKHCIKRVDRLLGNGHLHRDRLDIYRWHCHQICSVNPQPIVLVDWADIREYKRLMVLRASVAVEGRSVTLFEQSFTFKQYNSPRSHQIFLDNFKAVLPSHVIPIIVTDAGFRNTWFRQVEAMGWCYLGRVRGDVNTFYNKQWHHIKQLFKKANNKPKYIGLTQLAKRKPLLCHLHLFKKETPRKRKDRPRGREHFTAQAVHRKSAKEPWLLATNIPTDIFSSRCIVRIYEKRMQIEETFRDLKSPQYGFGLRQSRTNDPKRLDVLLLIGLLTFMIYWWFGIAAEHAGWHRHFQANTIKKRRVLSFVRLGKEVFRRLEYHITNSTLRWAQQELIMMARSNYHA
- a CDS encoding putative superfamily I DNA/RNA helicase (COG1112); this translates as MTSTTLSHQDSLAFLRHLQDWMDYLCRLLDRCDDSQERIKYQRQLRWLLGFFEGTNLSIKHNLLINKLYLGETAIDDSAKITPLEPIQACYQQRGHAFELIEKARSAETLFLIQGPPGTGKTTAICELVLQTLKANPQARILIASETHVAVDNALDRICAEVDPELVQRIYRHSAYAEGSQLQSPQAASTELLEKANDVWTKAYLAAPELTEALWQRFANDNGRPPNWLAKNLADDQQLVGVTCNQIEHLIDGLSKPYDLAIVDECSKATLPEWLMAVSVAAKAVLVGDHKQLPPTFCQAESDALAELTKQQETLIRDGVIDRLFEHAPQSMKGTLTTQYRMQPNIGQFISEAFYQGQLHHGRSQSVRPEHNFGWLGYPRQALCPEPQLPQEQRVLHNPQEVAVIEQALAQLAKVSQQPRSVAVITPYRAQARALRKMVSQLDCGALAIEVDTVDAFQGRQADVVFFSFVRNNGSAQFYGDSRRINVALSRAKDHVYLVGDQNYLRQQRRYPVLQQLLKLPVWS
- a CDS encoding ISVch4 transposase, OrfA (COG2963) yields the protein MVLDQGYSVAEAAKAMNVGKSTMDKWVRQLKEERQGVSPKASPMTQEQIEIRELKKKLARLEEHNEILKKATALLMSDSLNNSR